One window from the genome of Chloroflexaceae bacterium encodes:
- a CDS encoding protein tyrosine phosphatase, with translation MITPGTTDYDDAHALARILADDVVWGLVKNLAASDAHLQDLQARLGVQQEVLEERLQQLEQLGLVSSRISDANASVRYYRLQVDRLRAVIEQVVSALHPSLRLAPEPEPPPAEPARPRVLFLCTENSARSQLAEVLMRQLSHGAVEAYSAGTRPRTVNPLVAEILGEAAQGLRSKHIDEFQGQHFDYVVTVCDRAREACPSFAGAERQIHWSIPDPAAVESEEARLRAFSATACELTQRIRYLLTFIEARQRAARAVAVS, from the coding sequence ATGATCACGCCAGGAACGACCGACTATGACGACGCTCATGCGCTCGCGCGCATCCTCGCCGACGACGTGGTGTGGGGGCTGGTGAAAAACCTCGCCGCCAGCGATGCCCACCTCCAGGATCTGCAGGCCCGTCTCGGGGTCCAGCAGGAGGTGCTGGAGGAGCGGCTCCAGCAGCTTGAGCAACTGGGACTGGTAAGCAGCCGGATCAGCGACGCCAATGCCAGCGTGCGCTACTACCGGCTCCAGGTTGACCGGCTGCGCGCGGTGATAGAGCAGGTTGTCAGCGCGCTGCACCCCTCGCTGCGCCTCGCCCCTGAGCCTGAACCTCCGCCGGCCGAGCCAGCCCGGCCGCGGGTGCTCTTTCTCTGCACCGAGAACAGCGCCCGTTCGCAGCTTGCCGAGGTGCTGATGCGCCAGCTCAGCCACGGCGCCGTGGAGGCTTACAGCGCCGGCACCCGGCCACGAACGGTCAATCCGCTGGTGGCGGAAATCCTCGGTGAGGCGGCGCAGGGTCTTCGTTCAAAACACATTGATGAGTTTCAGGGGCAGCATTTTGACTATGTGGTGACCGTCTGCGATCGCGCCCGTGAAGCCTGTCCAAGTTTTGCCGGCGCCGAGAGGCAGATCCACTGGTCCATTCCCGATCCAGCGGCAGTTGAGAGTGAAGAGGCTCGTCTGCGGGCATTTTCAGCTACCGCCTGTGAATTGACGCAACGCATCCGCTATTTGCTGACGTTCATCGAGGCCCGGCAACGGGCCGCGCGGGCCGTGGCGGTGAGCTAG
- a CDS encoding thiamine diphosphokinase: MRLLPLRAFPAPPMHAVIVANAPTFRAAPFRDLLARADLVIAADGGGNALFAAGITPNLVIGDLDSLTAEAAEAFAAAGATFLRYPIEKNETDLELALLAAAARQADRIDVLGAIGGRWDQGLSNVALLALPELAGRRVRLLDVDQEAYLARGETLINGAVGDTISLLPLGGPARGVTTRGLYYALEDEELRFERSRGISNVIAQTPAAVLVREGMLLVVRVWRREADQIWSR; encoded by the coding sequence ATGCGCCTCTTGCCTCTTCGCGCCTTTCCCGCGCCGCCTATGCACGCCGTGATTGTCGCCAATGCGCCGACGTTTCGAGCAGCGCCGTTCCGGGATCTCCTGGCGCGCGCCGATCTGGTAATCGCCGCTGATGGCGGCGGCAATGCGCTGTTTGCCGCCGGTATCACCCCCAATCTGGTGATCGGCGATCTGGATTCACTGACCGCCGAGGCGGCGGAGGCGTTCGCCGCCGCCGGAGCGACGTTTCTGCGCTATCCAATTGAGAAAAACGAAACTGATCTGGAGCTGGCCCTGCTGGCCGCGGCGGCGCGTCAGGCCGACAGGATTGACGTGCTGGGGGCCATCGGCGGGCGCTGGGATCAGGGGCTGTCGAACGTGGCGCTGCTGGCGCTCCCCGAGCTAGCGGGACGCCGGGTGCGGCTGCTCGACGTTGACCAGGAGGCCTATCTGGCCCGTGGCGAGACGTTAATCAACGGCGCGGTAGGGGACACGATCTCGCTGTTGCCGCTTGGCGGCCCGGCGCGCGGAGTGACCACGCGCGGCCTGTACTATGCGCTGGAGGACGAGGAGTTGCGGTTCGAGCGCTCACGCGGCATCAGTAACGTGATCGCGCAGACGCCCGCCGCGGTGCTGGTGCGCGAGGGCATGCTGCTGGTGGTGCGCGTGTGGCGGCGCGAAGCGGATCAGATCTGGTCGAGGTAA
- the rpoD gene encoding RNA polymerase sigma factor RpoD, translating into MSQTPPETARPTAIVNPSDIQALIAQGRQRGYVTLDELLQIVPAPEESAAEAIDAVYAALAEAGVPVREPADEQLVEEEPGSTSVIDLDEELSDALLGDSVRLYLREIGQVPLLTAEQEKRLAQQIERGQKARAELKTVPPDSPRAAELRRLIAAGEEARQQMAAANLRLVVSIAKRYRDRGLPLLDLIQEGSLGLLRAIEKFDHDKGFKFSTYATWWIKQALSRALADQSRLVRLPVHLGETLNRIQAARRQLTQNLGREPNDSELAQFLNMSEEKLRELRRTAQDPVSLATPVGEEADSTLADFIPDPHALDADDAAASGMLRQQIAAALDQLTERERRVLELRYGLADGQPRTLEEVGRAFGVTRERVRQIEVKALRKLRHPRLGKLLKDYLDQI; encoded by the coding sequence ATGTCTCAGACGCCACCCGAAACCGCGCGCCCGACCGCCATCGTCAATCCCTCCGATATTCAGGCGCTCATCGCCCAGGGTAGGCAGCGGGGCTACGTCACCCTTGATGAATTGCTGCAGATCGTGCCGGCGCCCGAAGAATCAGCCGCTGAGGCCATTGACGCGGTCTACGCCGCCCTCGCCGAGGCCGGCGTGCCCGTGCGCGAACCGGCCGATGAGCAGCTTGTCGAAGAGGAGCCAGGCAGCACATCGGTCATTGATCTTGACGAGGAACTCTCCGATGCGCTGCTGGGCGACAGTGTGCGGCTCTACCTGCGCGAGATCGGTCAGGTGCCGTTGCTCACCGCCGAGCAGGAGAAACGCCTCGCCCAGCAGATCGAGCGCGGCCAGAAGGCCCGGGCTGAGTTGAAAACCGTCCCGCCGGATAGCCCGCGGGCCGCGGAGCTCCGCCGGCTGATTGCCGCTGGCGAGGAAGCCCGCCAGCAGATGGCCGCCGCTAATCTGCGTCTGGTGGTGAGCATCGCCAAACGCTACCGCGACCGCGGCCTGCCGCTGCTGGATCTGATCCAGGAAGGCAGCCTCGGCCTGCTCCGCGCCATCGAGAAGTTTGACCACGATAAGGGCTTCAAGTTTTCCACCTATGCCACCTGGTGGATCAAACAGGCTCTCTCGCGCGCCCTTGCTGACCAGTCGCGCCTGGTGCGCCTCCCCGTGCACCTCGGCGAAACGCTCAACCGCATTCAGGCCGCCCGCCGTCAGTTGACCCAGAACCTCGGACGCGAGCCGAATGATAGCGAACTGGCCCAGTTCCTCAATATGAGCGAGGAGAAGCTCCGCGAATTGCGCCGCACCGCGCAGGACCCGGTTTCACTCGCCACTCCCGTCGGCGAAGAGGCTGATAGTACGCTGGCTGACTTTATTCCTGACCCCCACGCCCTCGACGCCGATGATGCCGCTGCCAGCGGCATGCTGCGCCAGCAGATCGCCGCCGCCCTCGATCAGCTCACCGAGCGCGAACGGCGCGTGCTGGAGCTGCGCTACGGCCTCGCCGATGGGCAGCCCCGCACCCTCGAAGAAGTCGGTCGCGCCTTCGGCGTGACGCGCGAGCGCGTGCGCCAGATCGAGGTCAAGGCCCTGCGCAAGCTCCGCCATCCGCGCCTGGGCAAGCTGCTGAAGGATTACCTCGACCAGATCTGA
- the ptsP gene encoding phosphoenolpyruvate--protein phosphotransferase, which translates to MTARSFSGLPAAPGLAFGAALVYQATPARPGTIADPVIERSRLIRALTETDAAIAAHEAASRAAGQTESAAIFAAHRLLLNDPALRERALALVTELGRAAADAIITAAEEQALELEHLDDAYLSARAADVRAVAVQVWRALTGAGSLGQRLATPSIVVARDLDPADLAGAPRNLLRGIALAAGGITSHASIIARSLGIPAVVGLGDEILVAASSARTIALDGDHGLVTLDPPADHPARLRSRPCDRAARSVTARDPVTTRDGRRIRLLATVASPDEARQACAEGAEGIGLLRTEWLFLERSDLPDEEEQVALYQAVAEAIPGVPITVRTLDVGGDKRLPGVPLPREDNPFLGSRGIRICLSRPEIFLPQLRALLRARATHDIRMMLPMVTTIAEVRRARALLEQARNQLVAAGRSFAPSIPLGVMIEVPAAALNATHLAREAAFFSLGTNDLAQYTLACDRGNHRLADLYQPLDPAVLRLIRMACEAAHQHGRPASICGELSGDPQVTALLIGLGADELTCAPAALERVRAAITTTDARAACSLAERALAAEGPEQVRAILRDTL; encoded by the coding sequence ATGACCGCCCGCAGCTTCTCCGGTCTTCCCGCCGCGCCGGGGCTGGCATTTGGCGCAGCGCTGGTCTACCAGGCCACGCCCGCCCGTCCTGGAACGATTGCCGATCCGGTGATCGAACGAAGCCGGCTCATTCGCGCCCTGACTGAAACCGACGCTGCCATTGCGGCCCACGAGGCTGCCTCGCGCGCGGCGGGCCAGACTGAAAGCGCGGCGATCTTCGCTGCCCACCGGCTGCTGCTCAACGACCCTGCGCTGCGCGAACGCGCCCTCGCCCTGGTCACCGAACTGGGCCGGGCAGCCGCCGATGCGATTATCACCGCCGCTGAAGAACAGGCCCTCGAACTTGAACATCTTGACGACGCCTACCTCAGCGCCCGGGCCGCCGATGTGCGCGCCGTGGCTGTGCAGGTCTGGCGCGCGCTGACCGGCGCCGGCAGCCTCGGGCAGCGCCTGGCGACCCCTTCCATCGTCGTGGCTCGCGATCTTGACCCTGCCGATCTCGCTGGTGCTCCTCGTAATCTGTTGCGCGGCATTGCGCTCGCCGCTGGCGGCATCACCTCTCACGCTAGCATTATCGCCCGTAGCCTGGGCATCCCCGCCGTCGTCGGCCTCGGCGACGAAATCCTCGTTGCGGCGTCCAGCGCCCGCACCATCGCCCTCGACGGCGACCATGGCCTCGTGACGCTCGATCCGCCTGCCGATCACCCGGCCCGCCTGCGTTCCCGTCCATGCGACCGAGCCGCGCGTAGCGTCACCGCGCGCGATCCGGTCACCACGCGCGATGGGCGGCGCATCCGCCTGCTGGCCACCGTCGCCTCACCGGACGAGGCGCGCCAGGCCTGCGCCGAGGGCGCCGAGGGCATCGGGCTGCTGCGCACCGAATGGCTCTTTCTCGAACGCTCCGATTTGCCCGACGAGGAAGAGCAGGTGGCCCTCTACCAGGCGGTGGCTGAGGCCATACCCGGCGTGCCGATCACCGTGCGCACCCTCGATGTTGGCGGCGATAAGCGCCTGCCGGGCGTGCCCCTGCCCCGCGAGGACAATCCGTTCCTTGGATCGCGCGGTATCCGCATCTGCCTGAGCCGCCCGGAGATCTTCCTGCCCCAGCTTCGCGCCCTGCTGCGCGCGCGGGCCACGCACGACATACGCATGATGCTGCCCATGGTCACTACTATCGCCGAAGTGCGGCGCGCCCGGGCCCTGCTTGAGCAGGCGCGGAACCAGCTCGTCGCCGCCGGGCGTTCGTTTGCTCCGAGCATCCCGCTGGGAGTGATGATCGAAGTGCCTGCCGCCGCGCTCAACGCCACCCACCTGGCCCGGGAGGCGGCGTTCTTCAGCCTGGGCACCAACGATCTCGCCCAGTATACCCTCGCCTGCGACCGGGGAAACCACCGCCTGGCCGATCTCTACCAGCCGCTCGACCCCGCCGTGTTGCGCCTGATCCGCATGGCCTGCGAGGCTGCTCACCAGCACGGCCGCCCCGCCAGCATCTGCGGCGAACTCAGCGGCGATCCCCAGGTGACCGCGCTATTGATTGGCCTGGGGGCCGATGAATTGACCTGCGCCCCGGCAGCCCTGGAACGGGTGCGCGCCGCCATCACCACTACCGACGCCCGCGCCGCCTGCAGTCTGGCTGAGCGCGCCCTCGCCGCTGAAGGCCCGGAACAGGTTCGCGCGATCCTGCGCGATACGCTATAA
- a CDS encoding acyl-CoA dehydrogenase, with protein sequence MHFDLTREQELIRQTVREFAEKEIAPRARHVDETGEFPAETFEKMGKLGLMGLPFPEEYGGAGADTVSAAIAVEEVARVCGSTALAYAAHMGLGSAPIFMFGTEEQKRKFLVPAARGEYLGAFGLTEPHAGSDAGATRTRAVLEGNEWVINGQKMWITNAPVAGHLIITAVTDPERGKKGISAFIIPRGTPGLSFGKHEPKMGLRGSISTAVMLENVRVPKENMLGERGHGFVQFLRVLDGGRISIGAMAVGLAQGAYEAAVRYAREREAFGKPIGMHQSVSNMIADMEVGIETARLYVYKAAWLKDQHRHFHREAAIAKLYASEVSEKICRDAIQIFGGYGYSQEFPVERMYRDTRLLTIGEGTSEILRNVISHGVLGFR encoded by the coding sequence ATGCACTTTGATCTGACCCGCGAGCAGGAACTGATCCGCCAGACCGTGCGTGAATTCGCCGAGAAAGAGATCGCCCCCCGGGCGCGCCATGTTGATGAGACGGGCGAGTTCCCCGCCGAGACCTTCGAGAAGATGGGTAAACTGGGCCTGATGGGCCTGCCCTTCCCTGAAGAGTACGGCGGCGCGGGCGCCGACACTGTCAGCGCCGCCATCGCTGTGGAAGAAGTGGCCCGCGTGTGCGGCTCCACCGCCCTGGCCTACGCCGCGCATATGGGCCTGGGCTCGGCGCCGATCTTTATGTTCGGCACCGAAGAGCAGAAACGCAAGTTCCTCGTGCCCGCGGCGCGGGGCGAATACCTTGGCGCCTTCGGTCTCACCGAACCCCACGCCGGCTCCGACGCCGGGGCCACTCGCACCCGGGCAGTGCTCGAAGGCAACGAGTGGGTGATCAACGGCCAGAAGATGTGGATCACCAATGCCCCCGTCGCCGGCCATTTAATCATCACCGCTGTTACCGATCCCGAGCGAGGCAAGAAGGGCATCTCGGCGTTTATCATCCCCCGCGGCACGCCGGGCCTCAGCTTCGGCAAGCACGAGCCCAAGATGGGTCTGCGCGGCTCGATCTCCACTGCGGTGATGCTCGAAAATGTGCGCGTGCCGAAGGAGAACATGCTCGGCGAGCGCGGTCACGGCTTTGTGCAGTTCCTGCGCGTGCTGGACGGCGGGCGCATTAGCATCGGCGCCATGGCCGTGGGCCTGGCCCAGGGAGCCTACGAGGCCGCCGTGCGCTACGCCCGTGAACGCGAGGCCTTCGGCAAGCCCATTGGCATGCACCAGTCCGTTTCGAACATGATTGCCGATATGGAAGTCGGCATCGAAACCGCCCGGCTGTATGTCTACAAGGCCGCCTGGCTCAAGGACCAGCACCGCCATTTCCATCGCGAAGCCGCGATCGCCAAGCTCTACGCCTCCGAGGTGTCGGAGAAGATCTGCCGCGACGCCATCCAGATCTTCGGTGGCTACGGCTACAGCCAGGAGTTCCCCGTCGAGCGCATGTACCGCGATACGCGTCTGTTGACCATCGGCGAGGGCACCTCGGAGATCCTGCGGAACGTGATCTCCCACGGGGTGCTGGGCTTCCGCTAG
- a CDS encoding carboxylate-amine ligase, which translates to MSVYNPMDPDFAFTLGIEEEYQIVDPETRELRSYVTQILEPGRTILREQIKPEMHQSIVEVGTRPCRTISEARAEIRHLRGTIAGLAARHGLKIAAAGTHPFSSWMTQDIFPHERYHAVVGEMQDAALQLLIFGMHCHIGMPNNEVAVELMNVARYIGPHLLALSTSSPFWMGRKTGFKSYRSVVFSGFPRTGTPPTFHSAAEFERYVQLLVSTNCIDNGKKIWWDLRPHPFFGTLEFRVCDMATRLEECLALAAMMQALIVKFYRMFEENTTFRVYRRALINENKWRAQRWGLEGKLIDFGKRAEVETKALVHEMVALVDDVVDMLGSRREVEYLLKIADEGSSADRQLRVFAETNDLKAVVDNLIAETMEGVEILHFE; encoded by the coding sequence ATGAGCGTTTATAACCCCATGGACCCCGACTTTGCGTTTACCCTGGGGATCGAGGAAGAGTACCAGATCGTCGATCCAGAAACTCGCGAGCTGCGCTCGTATGTTACGCAGATCCTCGAACCAGGGCGCACCATTCTGCGCGAGCAGATCAAGCCGGAGATGCACCAGAGCATCGTGGAAGTGGGAACGCGCCCCTGCCGCACCATCTCCGAGGCCCGCGCCGAGATCCGCCACCTGCGCGGCACAATTGCCGGACTGGCCGCTCGCCACGGGTTGAAGATCGCCGCCGCCGGAACGCATCCTTTCTCCTCCTGGATGACCCAGGATATCTTCCCCCACGAACGTTACCACGCCGTGGTGGGCGAAATGCAGGACGCGGCCCTGCAATTGCTGATTTTTGGCATGCACTGCCACATCGGCATGCCTAACAATGAGGTCGCCGTTGAACTGATGAACGTGGCCCGCTACATCGGGCCGCACCTGCTGGCCCTCTCCACCTCCTCCCCCTTCTGGATGGGGCGCAAGACCGGCTTCAAGTCCTACCGCAGCGTGGTCTTCAGCGGCTTTCCCCGAACCGGCACCCCGCCCACCTTCCACTCCGCCGCCGAGTTTGAGCGCTACGTGCAGTTGCTGGTCTCCACCAATTGCATTGATAACGGCAAGAAAATCTGGTGGGACCTGCGGCCCCACCCCTTCTTCGGCACGCTGGAGTTCCGCGTCTGCGATATGGCCACGCGCCTGGAGGAGTGCCTGGCCCTGGCCGCCATGATGCAGGCGCTCATCGTCAAGTTCTACCGCATGTTCGAGGAGAACACCACCTTCCGCGTCTACCGGCGCGCGCTGATCAACGAGAACAAGTGGCGCGCCCAGCGCTGGGGTCTCGAAGGCAAGCTGATTGATTTCGGCAAGCGCGCCGAAGTCGAGACGAAGGCCCTCGTGCACGAGATGGTCGCCCTGGTGGATGACGTGGTAGATATGCTCGGCTCACGTCGCGAGGTTGAGTACCTGTTAAAGATAGCCGATGAGGGCAGCAGCGCCGACCGGCAACTGCGCGTCTTCGCCGAGACCAATGACCTCAAGGCGGTAGTTGACAATCTGATTGCTGAAACAATGGAAGGAGTGGAGATACTGCATTTTGAATGA
- a CDS encoding BatA domain-containing protein, which yields MSLITPLALLAAAIVGPAIVAMYLLKLRREERTVSSTFLWQRMVRDVEANAPWQKLRRNLLLLLQLLLMLLLVFALARPYLAAQGISGRNLILIIDHSASMGATDEPPTRLHAARERAYQLIDQLPDGGRATVIAAGGRMEVPAAATSDRRELRRAVEQIQLSNGGGSDLSQALTLAAALAAREEDSEVAIISDGNVILPDNLRVPARVSYFPIGRDTENMAVSAIGLQPGTNGQTLFVQVANYGQAGATRRLDLYLDGAIFNAYNLTIEAGREQSLIIELPPQVEVVEARLNGADAMPADDRAFAVSPATEAATVRLVTAGNRFLETGLSLLPGLKVVSVPAATTTFTETVAQVPVTILDGVTPPELPPGNLLFINPLRSTAYFSVTGTIEFPQVRPASGEDPILRNVSLSEVSVLKAARIVPGNWGRVVVNSDGGPLLVVGEREGRRLAVLSFDLHESDLPLQIAFPLLLSNLMNFLAPGSGAEAAQLAPGQPLSRQVDAAITEVRVTRPDGRTVSSRSGEVQIQAGQAIYADTDALGVYTIEEFAGATLVGRHRYAVNLFAPGESRIATQRDLTIPQTSGASSTVSRERDSRQEFWRLVALIALIVLVVEWLVYQRNGLAYLRERWRQRTGDRQSPLRS from the coding sequence ATGTCCCTGATCACCCCCCTCGCCCTGCTGGCCGCAGCCATTGTCGGCCCGGCCATCGTGGCGATGTACCTGCTGAAGCTGCGCCGCGAGGAGCGCACCGTCTCCTCGACGTTCCTCTGGCAGCGCATGGTGCGCGATGTGGAGGCCAACGCCCCGTGGCAAAAATTACGCCGCAACCTGCTGCTGCTGCTCCAACTCCTGCTCATGCTGCTGCTGGTCTTCGCTCTGGCCCGGCCCTACCTGGCGGCCCAGGGCATCAGCGGGCGCAATCTGATCCTCATCATTGACCACTCGGCCAGCATGGGCGCCACCGACGAGCCGCCCACGCGCCTGCACGCCGCCAGGGAACGCGCCTACCAGTTGATCGATCAACTGCCCGATGGCGGACGCGCCACCGTAATCGCTGCCGGCGGGCGCATGGAAGTCCCCGCCGCCGCCACCTCCGACCGGCGCGAACTGCGGCGCGCCGTTGAGCAGATCCAGCTCTCCAACGGCGGCGGCTCCGACCTCTCCCAGGCCCTGACCCTCGCTGCCGCCCTCGCCGCCCGTGAAGAAGATAGCGAGGTGGCAATTATCTCCGATGGCAATGTAATCTTGCCGGATAATCTGCGCGTGCCGGCACGCGTCAGCTATTTCCCAATCGGACGGGACACCGAGAATATGGCTGTGAGCGCCATCGGCCTCCAGCCCGGCACAAATGGGCAAACGCTCTTCGTGCAGGTTGCCAACTACGGCCAGGCCGGCGCCACGCGCCGCCTGGATCTCTACCTCGACGGCGCCATTTTCAACGCCTATAACCTTACTATCGAAGCCGGCCGCGAGCAGAGCCTGATCATCGAACTTCCCCCTCAGGTAGAAGTGGTTGAGGCCCGGCTCAACGGCGCCGACGCCATGCCCGCCGATGACCGCGCCTTTGCCGTCAGCCCGGCCACCGAAGCTGCCACCGTGCGCCTGGTAACGGCGGGCAATCGCTTCCTGGAAACCGGGCTGAGCCTGTTGCCCGGCCTCAAGGTGGTCTCCGTCCCTGCCGCCACCACCACCTTCACCGAAACCGTCGCCCAGGTGCCGGTTACCATTCTTGATGGCGTGACGCCCCCGGAGTTGCCGCCGGGCAACCTGCTGTTCATCAATCCGCTCCGCTCCACGGCCTACTTCTCGGTCACCGGAACCATCGAGTTCCCACAGGTGCGTCCGGCCAGCGGTGAGGACCCTATTCTGCGTAATGTGAGCCTGAGCGAGGTGAGCGTGCTCAAGGCTGCCCGGATCGTGCCGGGCAACTGGGGCCGCGTGGTGGTCAACAGTGATGGCGGGCCGCTACTGGTGGTCGGCGAGCGCGAAGGGCGGCGGCTGGCAGTGCTGAGCTTCGACCTGCACGAATCCGACCTGCCCTTGCAGATCGCCTTTCCCCTGCTGCTCTCCAATCTGATGAACTTCCTCGCCCCCGGCAGCGGGGCCGAGGCGGCCCAGCTCGCGCCGGGCCAACCGCTTAGCCGCCAGGTGGACGCGGCGATCACCGAAGTGCGTGTGACGCGCCCCGACGGGCGCACCGTCAGTTCCCGCAGCGGCGAGGTGCAGATCCAGGCCGGCCAGGCCATCTACGCCGATACCGACGCTCTGGGCGTCTACACCATCGAAGAGTTTGCCGGCGCCACTCTGGTCGGGCGCCATCGCTACGCCGTCAACCTCTTCGCTCCTGGCGAGTCGCGCATTGCCACCCAGCGCGACCTGACCATCCCCCAGACCAGCGGCGCCAGCAGCACCGTCTCCCGCGAGCGCGACAGCCGGCAGGAGTTCTGGCGCCTGGTGGCGCTGATCGCGCTGATTGTACTGGTGGTGGAATGGCTCGTGTACCAGCGCAATGGGCTGGCCTACCTGCGCGAGCGCTGGCGCCAGCGCACTGGCGACCGCCAATCGCCCCTGCGGTCATGA
- a CDS encoding DUF58 domain-containing protein: MTERASEPLLDSAFLRQLDRLALVLRRPMAGDIQGERRSPRRGSSVEFADFRPYAPGDDIRQIDWNLYARAERFYLKLFVAEEELNIHLLVDTSASMDWGAPNKLHYARQLAAAYGYIALSNLDRVSVTAFGAGPGNLQLPGVRGKRGAVPLFAFLQRLQPGKQGDLARACHRYIQSARTAGPLLLCSDLLDPGWKDALSTLASRPFEITVMHILAPQELDPDLEGDLKLIDVESGAPVEISANLDLMRRYKQHLAAWRGEIESFCNGRGIIYVPVDTGVPVEEFVLGRMRRRGVLR; encoded by the coding sequence GTGACTGAACGCGCAAGCGAACCTCTGCTCGATTCGGCGTTCTTGCGGCAGCTTGATCGCCTGGCCCTGGTACTGCGCCGGCCAATGGCCGGTGACATCCAGGGCGAGCGGCGCAGCCCCCGCCGCGGCTCGTCGGTGGAGTTCGCCGACTTTCGCCCTTATGCTCCGGGCGATGACATCCGCCAGATTGACTGGAACCTCTACGCCCGCGCCGAACGCTTCTACCTGAAGCTCTTCGTCGCCGAAGAGGAGCTCAACATCCATCTGCTGGTGGATACCAGCGCCTCAATGGATTGGGGCGCGCCCAACAAGTTGCACTACGCCCGGCAACTCGCCGCGGCTTACGGCTACATCGCCCTCTCCAACCTCGACCGTGTCAGCGTCACCGCCTTCGGCGCCGGGCCGGGCAACCTGCAACTCCCCGGCGTGCGCGGTAAACGCGGCGCCGTGCCGCTCTTCGCTTTTCTGCAGCGCCTGCAACCCGGCAAACAGGGCGACCTGGCGCGCGCCTGCCATCGCTATATTCAGTCGGCCCGCACCGCCGGTCCGCTCCTGCTGTGCTCCGACCTGCTCGATCCTGGCTGGAAGGACGCCCTGAGCACTCTGGCCTCACGGCCCTTCGAGATCACCGTTATGCACATCCTGGCCCCCCAGGAACTCGACCCCGATCTCGAAGGCGATCTTAAATTGATTGACGTTGAGAGCGGCGCCCCCGTGGAGATTAGCGCCAATCTGGACCTCATGCGCCGCTACAAACAGCACCTGGCCGCCTGGCGCGGCGAGATTGAGAGTTTTTGCAACGGCCGCGGGATCATCTACGTGCCGGTTGACACCGGCGTGCCGGTCGAAGAGTTCGTACTGGGACGTATGCGCCGCCGTGGCGTGTTGCGTTGA
- a CDS encoding MoxR family ATPase, giving the protein MTTSTPSQPEPATPGISPDEFRQRAQMIEAEVANVIVGQRDLIRQVIVTLLAGGNALLEGVPGLAKTTLVRTLADVIDCSFSRIQFTPDLMPADIIGTTLISEDEHGRKNFRFEPGPIFANMVLADEINRATPKTQSALLEAMQERTVSVAKTIHKLEQPFFVLATQNPLEMEGTYPLPEAQLDRFFFKINVAFPTAAELVEIAQRTTGSYKPVIRHVANGPLILAMQNLARTVPIASHVLAYAARLISATHPEAREAPAITKQYVRYGASPRGMQALILAGKILALLDGRYNVAFADLKAAALPALRHRVVLNFEAQAEGISPDEVVKGVLEAVKEEG; this is encoded by the coding sequence ATGACCACCTCTACGCCTTCTCAGCCTGAACCGGCAACCCCCGGCATCAGCCCTGACGAGTTTCGCCAGCGCGCGCAGATGATCGAGGCCGAAGTGGCCAATGTGATCGTTGGCCAGCGCGACCTGATCCGACAGGTGATCGTCACCCTGCTCGCCGGCGGCAACGCCCTTCTCGAAGGCGTGCCCGGCCTCGCCAAGACCACCCTGGTGCGCACCCTGGCCGACGTGATTGATTGCAGCTTCTCGCGCATTCAGTTCACGCCCGACTTGATGCCGGCTGACATCATCGGCACCACCCTGATCAGCGAAGATGAACACGGGCGCAAGAACTTTCGCTTTGAACCCGGCCCGATCTTCGCCAATATGGTCCTCGCCGATGAGATCAATCGCGCCACGCCCAAGACACAGTCGGCGCTGCTGGAGGCGATGCAGGAACGCACTGTCTCCGTCGCCAAGACGATCCATAAGCTCGAGCAGCCCTTCTTCGTGCTTGCCACCCAGAACCCGCTGGAAATGGAGGGCACGTACCCGCTGCCTGAGGCCCAGCTCGACCGCTTTTTCTTCAAGATCAACGTCGCCTTTCCCACCGCCGCCGAACTGGTCGAGATCGCCCAGCGCACCACGGGGTCCTACAAGCCGGTGATCCGGCACGTCGCCAACGGGCCGCTCATCCTGGCTATGCAGAACCTGGCGCGCACCGTGCCCATCGCCAGCCACGTGCTGGCCTACGCCGCGCGCCTGATCAGCGCCACCCACCCTGAAGCGCGCGAGGCCCCGGCGATCACGAAACAGTATGTGCGCTACGGCGCCTCGCCCCGCGGCATGCAGGCGTTGATCCTGGCCGGCAAGATCCTCGCCCTGCTCGACGGGCGTTACAACGTGGCCTTCGCCGACCTCAAGGCCGCCGCCCTGCCCGCGCTGCGCCATCGCGTCGTGCTGAACTTCGAGGCCCAGGCTGAAGGCATTTCGCCCGATGAGGTTGTCAAGGGCGTGCTTGAGGCGGTGAAGGAAGAGGGATGA